CGTCGCACACCGCGGTGCCGTGCGCGGCCTCGGCCGGGTCGAGCGTCCAGCCGAGCGCGTCGGCCGTCCCGGCGTCGACGCCGTCGGGGCGGCGGTCGTGCCAGGCGTCGTGCACGCGCCACACGACCAGGCCGTGCTCGGCCACGTACGCGGCCTTCGCGGCCTGCACGGGGTCGCCCTCCGCGACGAGCACGGGCACCTGGTCGCCCTGGTGGTCGAAGTACGGCGGCTCGTGCGTGACCACCACGTTCGCGCCCGCCGCGACGGCCCGCTCCAGCACGTCGAGCGTCGCCAGGGTCGTCACGGCGACGCCGGTGACGACGGTCGCCGGGTCGCCGGCGTCGATCCCGTCGACGGTGGTGGGGCGGGCGTCCACGCCCAGGGCCGCGGTGGCGCGGGCGACCAGGTCGCCCGCCGTCGTCGTCGTCACGGCGTCCACGCTACCGGCGCGCGGGTGCCCGACCGTCCTGCCGGCACGTCCGTCGCGGGCATGATGGGGGAATGAAGGTGTCGCGCCGCAGCCACGTGCCCCCGTTCGCCGTGATGGAGGTGCTCGCCGCGGCCAACGCGCGGCGCGCCGCCGGGCACGACGTGCTCAACCTGTGCGCCGGGGAGCCGTCCACGGGGGCGTCCGACGTGGTGCGCGAGCGGGCCGCGGACCTGCTGCGCGGCGCCGACCTCGGGTACACCGAGGCGATGGGCGTCCCCGCGCTGCGCGCCGAGATCGCCGGGCACTACCGCCGCTGGTACGACGTCGAGGTCGACCCCGCCCGGATCGCCGTCACCACGGGGTCGAGCGGCGGGTTCGTCCTCGCGTTCCTCGCCGCGTTCGACGTCGGCGACCGGGTGGCGCTGGCCCGCCCCGGCTACCCGGCGTACAAGAACATCCTCGCGGCGCTCGGGTGCGAGGTCGTCGAGCTCGACTGCGGCCCGGCCACGCGCTACCAGCCGACCGTGTCCCAGCTCATGGAGGCGTACTACGGCGGCGGGTTGGACGGCGTCGTCGTCGCCTCCCCGGCCAACCCGACGGGCACGATGATCACCCCGGCCGAGCTCGCCGCCGTCGCCGAGTGGTGCGCCGCGCACGACGTCCGCCTCATCAGCGACGAGATCTACCACGGCATCGCCTACACCGACGACGTCCAGCAGTCCACGGCCGCCACGCACACCGACCGCGGCGCCGTCGTCGTCAACTCGTTCTCCAAGTACTGGGCGATGACGGGCTGGCGGCTCGGCTGGCTCGTGCTGCCCGACGAGCTCGTCGCCCCCGTCGACGCGCTGGCCGGGAACGTCGCCCTGTCTCCCCCGGCGCTCGCCCAGCACGCCGGCATCGCCGCCTTCACGCCCGAGGGGTACGCGGCCGCTGCGGACAACGTCGCCGCCTACGCCGCGTCGCGTGCGGCGCTGCTCGACCGGGTCGACGAGCTCGGCTGGCGTCCCGTCGCCCCCGCCGACGGCGCGTTCTACCTCTACGGGAACGTCTCCCGGTTCGGGATGGACGCCGTGACGTACTGCGCCCGGCTGCTCGCCGAGGCCGACGTGGCGATCACGCCCGGCACGGACTTCGACGGCGAGCGGGGCGGCGACTGGGTGCGGCTGTCGTTCGCGGCGGCGCCCGACGTCGTGGCGCGCGCCGTGGACCGCATCGTGGCCTGGCAGGCGACCCTGGAGGACTGATGCCCGGCCCCGGGGACGCCGACGCCCCGCGGTCCGGGTCGGACGGCGGGGCGTGCGGGGCGGTGGTGCTCAGGCGACGACGGGCACCCGCAGCGCGACGGGCACGGTCTCCGTCGTGACGGACGGCACCACGACGGGCACCGCGCCGGTGAGGGTGACGGACTCGGCGGCCCGCTCCGCGTCGGCCAGGTCGAGCGGGGTGTCCACGAGCGGCAGGTCGACGTCGAGGACGGTGGTGTCCGGGGCGACGGCCTCGTGGTGCTCGGCGCCGGCGGCCGTCGTGACGGTGACGGCGGGAGCGGCCTGCTGCTCGGCCAGCCGGGTGCGGTGCGCGACCAGGAGCGTCTGGATGCCGATGACGACCCACGCGACGTTCGCGGCGGCCGACGGCCACACGCCGTTGATGCCGGCGACGACCATCATGAGGAGCGCGGCCGCGATGTTGGTGAGCTGGAAGGCCCACGAGCTCGACGTCCAGCGACCCTTGCTCACCTGGGCATAGGCCACCAGGCCGGCGGCGGCGCCGACCCAGCCGAGGGCGGTGATCACGGTGACGAGGGTGGACGACATCTTGGCTCCGGGCACGACGGTGGCAGCAGGCTGCCAGGGCAGGGTGAGGGGGAAGCGCCGGGTCCCGGGAGCCGGGTCCCCCCGGGGTGGTCCCCGGGGCCGGCGCTGACTCCATGGTGAGGCAGATTTTCGTTCAGCACAATTTCATGCTTCTCCGTGTGGGAGTTAGCATCGCTACATGGCCGCCGACCCACGAAGACTTGCCTTTCTCCTTGCCGTGCACCGCGCGGGAGGCGTGCTCGCGGCAGCAGATCTTCTGCACGTGACCCCGTCCGCCGTGTCTCAGCAAATCGCTCGTCTGGAGCGCGAGGAGGGCTTCCCCGTCCTCGACCGGGGACCCCGCGGCGTCACCCTCACGCCCGCCGGACGCGTCCTCGCGGACGCCGCCGAACGCATCGAGTCCGAGCTGCTGGAGGCGCGCCAGGCCATCGCGAACCTCGGCGAGGGCGTCACCGGCTCCGTCGCCATCGGCGCGTTCCAGTCCGCCATCCGCGCCGTCGTCGCCCCCCTGCTCGCGCCGCTGGCCGAGCAGTACCCCGGCATCACCATCGACGTGCGGGAGCACGAGCCCGCCGACTCCCTGCGGATGCTGCGCGCCGGCGACCTCGACATGGTGCTGCTCGAGCGCGACGTCGACGTCGACTCCCCCGCCCCCCGCGGCTCCCACGACGTGCCGCTCCTGGACGAGCCGTGGCTGCTCGTCGTGCCGCTCAGCCTGCCCGCGCCCGAGCGCATCGACGACCTGAGCGACGTGCCGTGGGTCGGCGCCATGCCGAACACCGCCGCCGACCTCGCGCTGCGCCGCCTCGGTCGCACCCTCGGCACGTCCCTGGAGGTCCGGCACTCGTTCTTCGACTTCGACACCGCGCTCGCCCTCGTCGGCGCCGGGCAGGGGCTCGCCATGCTCCCCGCGCTGGCGGTCCGCCGGTCCGAGCCGCCGGAGGGCACCCAGATCGTCTCCCTGCCCGGACTCGGCTCCCGCCGCATCGTCGCCCGGCACCGCTCCACCCGCCACGAGCCCGGACCGGCCGTGCGCGCGGTGGTCGACGCGATGGTGGACGTCGCGCGCGACCTCGAGCTCGGCTGAGACGGAGGCGCAGCGCAGGGTGCGGGCCGAGGGACGAGGCGCTCGCCCGGAGCGGAACCGCAGGCTCGGCCGACGACGGACACGGTTGAGGCGGCTGACCTGAGACCGGGATCACCCGGGTAGACTCGCGCACACAACCGCACAGCCGCTCGAACCGTGTCGGGAGAGTCTGCCGGCGTTCCGGCAGCGCCGAAGGAGCAAGCCCTCCCCGGGAATCTCTCAGGCCCACGTACCGTCACGGCGAGGCACCTCTGGAAAGCGACGCGTCGGCGACGGCGGGTCCACCGACGGGGCAAGCCGGACGCCGACGCGACCGGCCAAACTCTCAGGTCCCATGACAGAGCGGGGAGGGCCACGTCGACCGACCCTGGAGCGCCCTGTGTCCCACTCCCCCGCCGACCCGGACCTGTTCGCCGACCGGCACCTCGGCCCGCGCGCCGACGAGACCGCGACGATGCTGGCCGCCCTCGGCTACGCGGACCTCGACGCGCTCGTCGACGCGGCCGTCCCGGCGTCGATCCGTCAGCCCGCCGCCCTGGACCTCCCGGCCGCGCGCACGGAGACCGAGGTGCTCGCGCACCTGCGCGAGATCGCGGGCCGGAACCAGGTCAAGCGGCAGATGATCGGGCAGGGCTACTACCCCGCGGTCACCCCTGCCGTGATCCGCCGCAACCTGCTGGAGTCCCCCGCCTGGTACACGGCGTACACGCCGTACCAGCCGGAGATCTCGCAGGGGCGCCTGGAGGCGTTGCTGAACTTCCAGCAGATGGTCGAGGACCTGACGGGCCTGGAGATCGCGGGCGCGTCGCTGCTGGACGAGGCCACGGCGGTCGCGGAGGCCGTCGCGCTGATGTGGCGGGCGTCGCGGGCCAAGGAGGGGTACGTCGTCCTGGACGCCGACCTGTTCGCGCAGTCGCTCGCGGTGACCCGCGGGCGCGCCGACGCGGTGGGGCTGCCCGTCGTGGTCGCGGACCTGTCCGACGGCCTGGAGGCCGGTCTCGCGGCGGCGGGCCCGCTGCCCGGGGGCGACCTGGTGGGCGTGGTCGTGCAGCAGAGCGGCGCGTCGGGCCGGGTGCTGGACCTGCGCGGCGTGGTCGCGGAGGCCAAGGAGCGGGGCGCGCTGGTCACGGTCGTGACGGACCTGCTGGCGCTGACCCTGACGACGTCGCCCGGCGAGCTCGGCGCGGACGTCGCGGTGGGGTCGGCGCAGCGGTTCGGCGTGCCCCTGTTCTACGGCGGGCCGCACGCGGCGTACATCTCGGTGCGCAAGGGCCTGGAGCGGCAGCTCCCGGGCCGACTGGTGGGCGTCTCGGTGGACGCGGACGGCGCGGTGGCCTACCGCCTCGCGCTGTCGACGCGCGAGCAGCACATCCGCCGCGAGAAGGCGACGTCGAACATCTGCACCGCGCAGGCCCTGCTGGCGAACGTGGCGTCGATGTACGCCGTCTACCACGGGCCGCAGGGGCTGCGGGCGATCGGCGAGCGGGTGCACGGCCGGGCCGTGGCGCTGGCCGCGGGCCTGCGCGCCGCCGGGGTCGCGGTGGTGCACGAGTCGTTCTTCGACACGGTGCGGGTGTCCGTGCCGGGGCGTGCGGAGGCGATCGGCTCGGCCGCCGTCGAGGCGGGCTACAACCTGTACGTCGCGGACGCCGATCATGTACAGATCGCGTGCGACGAGACCACGACCAGCGACGACGTCGCGGCCGTCCTCGCGCTGTTCGGCGCGGCGCCCGCCGACGCGGGCGAGGACCTCGGGCTCGGCGACGCCCTGCTGCGCACCACCGGGTACCTCGAGCACCCCGTCTTCCACCGGCACCGCTCCGAGACGGCGATGCTGCGCTACCTGCGCGCCCTGAGCGACAAGGACCTCGCGCTGGACCGCACGATGATCCCGCTCGGCTCGTGCACGATGAAGCTCAACGCGACGGCCGAGATGGAGCCGATCAGCTGGCCGGAGTTCGCGGACCTGCACCCCTACGTGCCGGCCGACCAGGCGCTGGGCTACGCGGAGCTCGTGGGGACGCTCCAGGACCAGCTCGCCGAGATCACCGGGTACGCGGCGGTGTCCGTGCAGCCCAACGCCGGTTCGCAGGGCGAGCTCGCGGGCCTGCTCGCGATCCGCGCCTACCACGCCTCGCGCGGCGAGGCGCAGCGCGACGTCGTCCTCATCCCCGCCTCCGCGCACGGCACCAACGCCGCCTCGGCGACGCTCGCGGGCCTGCGCGCCGTGGTCGTGGCGACCGCCGAGGACGGCGAGATCGAGCTCGCCGACCTGCACGCGAAGATCGCGCAGCACGCCGGCCGCGTCGCGGCGATCATGATCACCTACCCGTCCACGCACGGCGTGTTCGAGGACCACGTGCGCGAGGTCTGCGGCGCTGTACATGACGAGGGTGGTCAGGTGTACATCGACGGCGCGAACCTCAACGCGCTGGTCGGGCTCGCCCGGCCGGGCGAGTTCGGCGGCGACGTCTCGCACCTCAACCTGCACAAGACGTTCTGCATCCCGCACGGCGGCGGCGGCCCCGGCGTCGGCCCGGTCGCGGTGGCCGAGCACCTGGTGCCGTTCCTGCCCGGCGACCCGACGCCGGGCGCGAAGGCCGCGGAGTCCGCCGTGACGGCCGTCTCGGCCGCGCCGCACGGGTCGGCCGGCATCCTGCCGATCTCGTACGCCTACCTCGCCCTCATGGGCCCTGACGGACTCGTGCGCGCCACCCAGCACGCCGTCCTCGCCGCGAACTACGTCGCGCAGCGCCTCGCCCCGCACTACCCCGTCCTCTACACGGGTCACGCCGGGCTGGTCGCCCACGAGTGCATCCTCGACCTGCGCGCCATCACCGCCGAGACCGGCGTGACCGTCGACGACGTCGCCAAGCGGCTCGTCGACTTCGGGTTCCACGCCCCGACGATGGCGTTCCCCGTCGCCGGCACCCTCATGGTCGAGCCCACCGAGTCGGAGGACCTCGCCGAGCTGGAGCGGTTCGTCGAGGCGATGGTGCACATCCGCGGCGAGATCGACGCCGTCGCCGCGGGCCGCTGGGACGTCGCCGACTCCCCGCTGCGCCAGGCGCCGCACACTGCGGCGTCCGTCCTCACGGACACCTGGGACCGCCCGTACAGCCGCGAGGAGGCGGCGTTCCCCGTCGCTCGCCTGCGGGACGCCAAGTACTGGCCGCCGGTGCGCCGCATCGACCAGGCCCACGGCGACCGCAACCTGCAGTGCTCCTGCCCGCCCGTCGCGGCCTACGCCGAGAACTGAGGACCCGTCATGCCTGAGACCGTGCCCGAGGCCGCGACCGCGGCGGCGACCCTGTCCCCCCTGCACGACGAGCACGTCGCGCTCGGGGCCAACCTCACCGAGTTCGGCGGGTGGCTCATGCCGCTGCGCTACACGTCCGACCTCGCCGAGCACAAGGCGGTCCGCGGGGCCGCCGGCCTGTTCGACCTGTCGCACATGGGCGGCATCTCCGTCACCGGACCCGATGCCGGGGCGTTCCTCGACCACGCGCTGATCGGCAACCTGTCCGGGCTGGCCGTCATGCGCGCCCGCTACACGATGATCTGCGCGCCCGACGGGGGAGTGCTGGACGACCTCATCGTCTACCACGTCGCGCCGGGGGAGTACTTCGTCGTCGCGAACGCGGCGAACGCCGCGACGGTGCTGGTGGCGCTGCTGGAGCGCGCCGCCGGGTTCGACGCGCAGGTCCGCGACGTGTCCGCGAACCAGGCCCTGATCGCCGTGCAGGGCCCGCGGGCGGAGGAGATCCTGCGCGAGGTCCTCACCGAGGACGCCGAGATCTCCGGCGGCACCGCGCTGGACGACCTGCGCTACTACGCCTGCCTGGGCATGCGGTTCGGCGACGAGACCGTGCTGGTCGGCCGCACCGGCTACACCGGCGAGGACGGGTTCGAGGTGTGGGTCGACGTGCCGCACGCCGTCGCGCTGTGGCGCGCGCTCCTCGCCGCGGGGGAGCCGTACGGCCTGGTCCCGGCAGGGCTGTCGGCCCGCGACTCGCTGCGGCTCGAGGCCGGCATGCCGCTGTACGGGCACGAGCTGGACACCACGACGACGCCGTTCGAGGCGGGGCTGGGGCGCGTCGTGCGCCTCGACAAGACGTCCGAGGACGGCACCCCGGTGGACTTCGTGGGCCGCGAGGCCCTGGCCGCGCGCAAGGACAGCGCGCCCGCCCGGGTGCTCGTGGGTCTGCGGGGGACCGGGCGGCGCCCGGCCCGTGCCGGCTACCCCGTGGTGCGTCCGGGCGCCGACGGCGCCCCGGGCCCGCAGGTCGGCACCGTCACGTCGGGCGCGCCGTCGCCCACCCTCGGCAGCCCGGTCGCGATGGCGTACGTGACGCCCGAGGTGTCCGCCGAGGGCACCGAGCTGGCCGTCGACGTGCGCGGGCGGGCCGAACCGTTCGTCGTCGTCGCCCTGCCGTTCTACCGTCGTGGCTGAGCCACGTCCCTGACCCCCGTACTTTCCCGTAGAGGAGCTTGATCATGGCCGACTTCCCCGCGAACCTGCGCTACTCCGTCGAGCACGAGTGGATCGACGACGCGTCGCCCGCCACCGTGGGCGTGACGTCGGTGGCCGCCGACGCGCTCGGCGACGTCGTCTACCTGGAGCTGCCCGAGGTGGGCGCCACGATCGAGGCCGGCACCGTCGTCGGCGAGATCGAGTCCACCAAGTCCGTCTCGGAGCTGTACTCCCCGGTGTCCGGCACGGTCGTCGAGGTCAACACCGCGGCCGTGGACGACCCCGCCGTCGTCAACGCGGACCCGTTCGGCGCGGGCTGGCTGTTCAAGGTCGAGGTGTCGGCCGAGGGGCAGCTCCTGAGCGCCGAGGAGTACGCCCAGCACACCGCCTGAGCAGTCGTGACCAGATCGTGATGTAATTTGTGGCCCGACCCGGCAACGACGCAGTCAGCCCGCTGACCTGCGACGATGGCGGGTCGCGGCGCGTCCGGGCCCGGCCGGGAGCCTCGTGGGGCCTCCGGTTGCGCAAACTCGCGGACGTGATCCGCGTCATGAATGGCGGTCATCACACTCTCTCCACGTGACGGCAGATCCCCAGGTCGACCACGAAAGGTCGGCGGCTGTCAATGGAGGAAAGAACGATGAGTGCTATCGAGCTCGACCGGACGTACACCAACCCCGGTCTGACCCGCCGCGAGCAGGTCGTGCTGTCGAACCTCTCCGAGGACGTGACCCTCGAGCAGATCGCCAGCCGCCTCTTCGTCACGCGGAACACGGTGAAGTCGCAGGTGCGCAGCGTCTACCGCAAGCTCGGGGTCTCCACCCGCGCCGACGCGGTCGCCTGGGCCGAGGAAGCGGGGATCCGCCAGTTCTGATCCGAGTCACGGTCACGAGCCCCGCCACCACTCGGGGGATGTCGGTGGCGGGGCTCGTGTCGTCCCCGGACGGAAACGGGCGCGAAACCTGACCGATGGCAGAATCGCGCCCATGACCCGACGCCTCGTGGTCGCCACGGCGATCGTCGACTCGCTGGACCGCCCGACGCGACTGCTCGCCGCCCGCCGGTCCCGCCCCGTCGAGCTCGCCGGCCGCTGGGAGTTCCCCGGCGGCAAGGCCGAGCCGGGGGAGGCGCCCGTCGACGCCGTGCACCGCGAGATCCGCGAGGAGCTCGGCGTCACCATCACGCTCGGCGACGAGATCGTCGGGCCCGACGACGGCGGCTGGATCATCACCGACCGCCACGTCCTGCGCCTCTGGTTCGCCACCGTCGACCAGGGCGAGCCCGTGCCGCTCGTCGAGCACGACGCCCTGGAGTGGCTCACGCCCGACACCCTGTGGACGGTCGACTGGCTCGACGGCGACGTCCGCATCGTCGAGGCCCTCGCCCCGCAGCTCACCCCCGCCGGCTGACCCGGCGACCCGGCGCACCTCCCCGCGAGTCAGCGCAGGTTCCCGCGAGTCAGCGCAGGTTCCCGCGACTCAGCGCACGAAGACGAGGTCGCAGCGCGGTCAGCGGGCGGCCAGCCCGGCGAGCCAGCGGTCGGCCTCGCGACGGCTGCGCAGCCGCACCACCGTGACGTGAGGTGCGTCGTCGGCGAGCCGTTCGTCGAGGCGGTCGAACTTGTGGCGGGTGGTCCACGCCCAGCGCACGACGTGCTCCTCGTCCCGCAGGATCGTCCACAGCGGCGGTTCGACGTTCCCGTTCCACAGGACGGTGCGGTGGATCCGTCGGGAGATCGTGCGTCGCAGCACCTGTCGCATGACGACGTGGACGGGGAGGTCGAGCCACACGAGCAGCTCGGCGCGACGGAGCAGGATCGGACGGGCCGGCTGGTACTGCCACTCCGTCACCCACGCGTCGGACGCGGCCAGCGACCGCACCTCGTCCATGAACTCGGGGCGTGGCACCCAGCCGGGGCCGTGGAACAGGCCGTCGAGCTCGACGTGGGGCAGGTCCAGGAGCCGTCCGAGGTGCCGGGCCAGGGTGGTCTTGCCCGCCCCGGCGGTGCCGGCGACGAGGACGCGACGCGCTCGCGGGCCGTCGGGCCCGAGGTGGTGGGTGCGTGGGCGGTCGTGGCGCACGGCGCGACGCTACCGCTCGACGACGTCCCGTGGGAGGTCAGCGGGCCAGCCCGGCGAGCCACCGCTCGGCCTCGCGGTGGCTGCGCAGCCGTACGACGACGACGTGCGGCGCGTCCTGCGGGAACGCGGCGACACGGGCTGCGGTGTCGTGCCGGGTGCGCCACGCCCACCGCACGATGTGGTTGCGCTCGGTGAAGAACGTCCACAGGGGCGCCTCGCGGTTGCCCGCCCACAGCTCGGTGCCGCGCAGGCTGCGGAGGACGGTGCGGCGCACCACCTGCGTCATGACGACGGGTGTCGGCAGGTCGAGCCACACCACGGCCTGGGCGCGGGCGAGCAGCACGGGCCGGGCGGGTGGGTAGAGCCACTCGGTGACCCAGGCGTCGGACGCGGCGAGCTCGGTGACGTCGTCGAGGAACTCGGGTCGTGGCGTCCAGCGGGGGCCGTGGTGCAGGGCGTCGATCTCGGTGTACGGCACGTCGAGGGCGGCGCCGATGCGCCGGGCGAGGGTGCTCTTGCCCGCGCCGGACGTCCCGGCGACGAGGACGCGTCGCAGGGCGGGGGAGGGGCCGGTGCCGGGCACGTCGTGAACCTAGCGGACCGTCCCCGCCCCCGCCTGCGGCGTCAGTGACGGACGGGCCGGAGCACCATGGCGGCGCCGCCGCCGCGTCGTCGGGGCTCGGACACGGCGGTGAGGAGTCCGTCGTCACTGATCTGCACGGCGGTGGCCGCGCCGATCTCGGCGGCGGACGTGAACTGGTCGCCGGACGCCACCAGCGTGTGCCCGTACGTCTCCAGCGCCGGCCCGTACGCCGCGATGAACTCGGGCTCGGCGATGACGTTCGCCGTGTTGCGCTGGGTCGCGCGGGGTGCAGCGAGGGCCAGGTCGATCGGCATCCCCCGGTCGAGATGGTTGGTGAGGGTCTGCAGGACCGTCGTGATGATGGTCGACCCGCCGGGGGAGCCGAGGGCGAGGACGGGGTCGCCGTCCCGCGTCACGAGGGTGGGCGCCATGGACGAGCGGGGCCGCTTGCCGGGCTCGATCCGGTTCGGGTCCTCGGCGTCCCACACGAGCGAGAAGTCGGTGAGCTCGTTGTTGAGGAGGAACCCGCGGCCCGGCACGACCATCCCGGAACCGCCGGTCTGCTCGATGGTCAGCGTGTACTCGACGACGTTCCCCCACCGGTCCACGACCGTCAGGTTGGTCGTCGACACGTTCTCGGTGTCGTCCCGCTCGGGCGCGATCGTCTCGCCGCACGCGGAGTCGTCGGCGTCGACGTCGCCCGGCGGCACCGGCTTGGCGGCCGCCGCCGTCGGGTCGACGAGGCACGCCCGCTCGGCCGCGAAGTCGTCGGACAGCAGGGTGTCGAGCGGGACGTCGACGAACGCCGCGTCACCGAGGTAGGCGCCACGGTCGGCGAACGCCAGGGCGGACGCCTCCAGGTAGTGGTGCAGGTAGTCGACGTCCGACATCGACGCCAGGTCGAACGTCTCCAGGATGTTCAGCGCCTCACCCACCGTCGAGCCGCCGGACGACGGCGGCGCCATCCCGTACACGTCGTACTCCCGGTAGTCCGACACCGTCGGGGCCTGCACCCTCGCCTCGTAGGCGGCGAGGTCCTCCAGCGCGAGGTAGCCGGGCGGCACGGGGAGCGTCGTCGCGGGGTCGGTCACCGGCTCCTGCACGGCCGACACCATCTCGGCCGCCAAGGGCCCTGTGTAGAACGCGTCCGTGCCGCGCTTCGCGAGCAGCGCGTACGTGCGCGCCAGGTCCGGGTTGCGGAACCGGCTGCCCACCTGCGGCGCGTCGCCGCCCGGCAGGAACAGGTCCGCCGTCGCGGGGAACGCCGCGAACCGTGCCGCGTTGTCCAGCGTCTGCTGCCGGAACGTCGCGTCGACGACGAAGCCCCGCTGCGCGAGCGTCGTCGCCGGCCGCAGCGCCCTGGCCAGCGACCACGTGCCCCACTCGTCCAGCGCCGTCTCCCACGTCGCCGCCGTCCCCGGCGTCCCCACCGACACGCCGCTCGTCACCAGCTCCGGTGTGAACCGGTACGGCGCACCCGTCGCCGGGTCGAGGAACGCGTCGCGCGGCATCGCCAGCGGCGCCGTCTCCCGCCCGTCGATCGTCGACACCTCGCCCGTCGCGGCGTCGTAGTGGAGGAAGAACCCGCCACCGCCGATCCCCGCGCTGTACGGCTCCGTCACCCCCAGCGCGGCCGCCGCCGCCACCGCCGCGTCCACCGCGTTCCCGCCACGACGCAGCACGTCCAGCCCCACCCGGCTCGCCTCGGCGTCCACCGTGGCGACCGCCCCGCCGTACCCGACCGCCGTCGGGACCTTGTCGTCCCACCGGCCGTGCCGTGCGCTCTCGGCGCCCGACGACGACGGCGGCCCGGCGCTCGCGGTGGTCGCGACGGCGGTGGTGGCAGCGAGGGTGGCCGCGGCGACGGCGGCGACCAGCCGGGGGCCGGTGCGCCGTCTCGTGCCGGGACGGGTCCGGGGTGCGGAACGACGGTGGTCCATGGGTCCTGCCTCTCGGTCGGGCGGAGGAACGTCCAGGGTCACCACCGTCGCGCGGGGCAACGGTTCTCGCGACCGGAGACGCCGGCCGGCGGGTGGGGGAGACTGCGGGGGTGAGCGTCCACGAGTACCCCGTCGAGGTGCTGCACCTCCTCGTCTCGCCCGAGCACGCCTACTTCGGGCGGCCTCGCGACGGTGCCGCGGACGTGCCGACGGCGGACGTCGAGGAGGTGCGGGTCGTGGCGGGCAAGGGGATCGTCGGGGACCGGTTCTTCGGCAAGGCCGCGCACATGGACGCCGCGGTGACGCTGTTCGCCGTGGAGGCGCTGGAGGGTGTGGCGCACGACCTCGACGCCGGGCCGTTCGACCCGTTGGCGCCGCGTCGCAACGTGGTGCTGCGCGGGGCGGAGCTGGGGCCGCTGGTGGGGCACGACGTCACCCTGCGCACCGGTGACGGGTCGGTGACGCTGCGCGTGGGTCGGCCCGCGAACCCGTGCGCGTGGATGGACCGGGTGCTGGCCCCGGGCGCGTTCCACGCCCTGCGTGGCCGGGGCGGGGTGCGCTGCATGCCGCTCACCGACGGGACGCTGCGCCGTGGCTCCGGGGTGCTGGAGAGCCCGGTGGAGCTCGACCCGGCGCGGGCCGGTCTGGCGGTCCGCAGGCCCCGGCTGCCCTGAGCGGGGACTACGCTGGGCCCCATGAGCGACTTCCAGGTGAACCCGGCCCCGAAGAACGACGCCCCCGGCGCCATGCTCGGGCGGGTCATCGTCTCGATGATCCTGTTCGTGGGTGGCCTGGTCCTCATCGGCACCGGCGCGATCGCCGACCCGGCCATCGCCCCGTACGTCTTCACCGGCGGCATCCTGGCGATCGGTCTGGCGTTCGGCCTCCCGATGATCGGCGCTTCGGAGCGCTGAACCGGAGCGAGCTTGCGAGTGCAGGTTCAGCGCGACCACGAGACCGAGCGCTGAGCCGGAGCTAGGCCCCCGTCACCATCCAGGTCGTGCCGCGTGCGCGCAGGCCGGTGGTGAGGGCGCGGGCGAGCATGAACACGCCGGCGAACGCGATCCACAGCCAGGCGAGCCCGGCGGCGCCGTCGGGTGCGAGGGCGCGGACGGCGAGCGCGACGGGCGCGTAGGCGACGAGCGTGAGCATGCCCGCCCAGGCGAGGTAGCGGCCGTCGCCGGCGCCGATGAGGACGCCGTCGAGGACGAACACCCAGCCCGCCATGGGCATGAGGACG
This Isoptericola jiangsuensis DNA region includes the following protein-coding sequences:
- a CDS encoding pyridoxal phosphate-dependent aminotransferase; protein product: MKVSRRSHVPPFAVMEVLAAANARRAAGHDVLNLCAGEPSTGASDVVRERAADLLRGADLGYTEAMGVPALRAEIAGHYRRWYDVEVDPARIAVTTGSSGGFVLAFLAAFDVGDRVALARPGYPAYKNILAALGCEVVELDCGPATRYQPTVSQLMEAYYGGGLDGVVVASPANPTGTMITPAELAAVAEWCAAHDVRLISDEIYHGIAYTDDVQQSTAATHTDRGAVVVNSFSKYWAMTGWRLGWLVLPDELVAPVDALAGNVALSPPALAQHAGIAAFTPEGYAAAADNVAAYAASRAALLDRVDELGWRPVAPADGAFYLYGNVSRFGMDAVTYCARLLAEADVAITPGTDFDGERGGDWVRLSFAAAPDVVARAVDRIVAWQATLED
- a CDS encoding Nif3-like dinuclear metal center hexameric protein, producing the protein MTTTTAGDLVARATAALGVDARPTTVDGIDAGDPATVVTGVAVTTLATLDVLERAVAAGANVVVTHEPPYFDHQGDQVPVLVAEGDPVQAAKAAYVAEHGLVVWRVHDAWHDRRPDGVDAGTADALGWTLDPAEAAHGTAVCDVPATTLGALARHVADVLGSTQLRFAGDPDTPVRRVALDLGFRGFARNRALLRRDDVDVVLVGEAHEWETASYATDAARILGTGLVVVGHLPSEQAGMSGFAAWLRDVVDVPVTFLPTPDLLRAV
- the gcvP gene encoding aminomethyl-transferring glycine dehydrogenase gives rise to the protein MTERGGPRRPTLERPVSHSPADPDLFADRHLGPRADETATMLAALGYADLDALVDAAVPASIRQPAALDLPAARTETEVLAHLREIAGRNQVKRQMIGQGYYPAVTPAVIRRNLLESPAWYTAYTPYQPEISQGRLEALLNFQQMVEDLTGLEIAGASLLDEATAVAEAVALMWRASRAKEGYVVLDADLFAQSLAVTRGRADAVGLPVVVADLSDGLEAGLAAAGPLPGGDLVGVVVQQSGASGRVLDLRGVVAEAKERGALVTVVTDLLALTLTTSPGELGADVAVGSAQRFGVPLFYGGPHAAYISVRKGLERQLPGRLVGVSVDADGAVAYRLALSTREQHIRREKATSNICTAQALLANVASMYAVYHGPQGLRAIGERVHGRAVALAAGLRAAGVAVVHESFFDTVRVSVPGRAEAIGSAAVEAGYNLYVADADHVQIACDETTTSDDVAAVLALFGAAPADAGEDLGLGDALLRTTGYLEHPVFHRHRSETAMLRYLRALSDKDLALDRTMIPLGSCTMKLNATAEMEPISWPEFADLHPYVPADQALGYAELVGTLQDQLAEITGYAAVSVQPNAGSQGELAGLLAIRAYHASRGEAQRDVVLIPASAHGTNAASATLAGLRAVVVATAEDGEIELADLHAKIAQHAGRVAAIMITYPSTHGVFEDHVREVCGAVHDEGGQVYIDGANLNALVGLARPGEFGGDVSHLNLHKTFCIPHGGGGPGVGPVAVAEHLVPFLPGDPTPGAKAAESAVTAVSAAPHGSAGILPISYAYLALMGPDGLVRATQHAVLAANYVAQRLAPHYPVLYTGHAGLVAHECILDLRAITAETGVTVDDVAKRLVDFGFHAPTMAFPVAGTLMVEPTESEDLAELERFVEAMVHIRGEIDAVAAGRWDVADSPLRQAPHTAASVLTDTWDRPYSREEAAFPVARLRDAKYWPPVRRIDQAHGDRNLQCSCPPVAAYAEN
- a CDS encoding LysR family transcriptional regulator, translated to MAADPRRLAFLLAVHRAGGVLAAADLLHVTPSAVSQQIARLEREEGFPVLDRGPRGVTLTPAGRVLADAAERIESELLEARQAIANLGEGVTGSVAIGAFQSAIRAVVAPLLAPLAEQYPGITIDVREHEPADSLRMLRAGDLDMVLLERDVDVDSPAPRGSHDVPLLDEPWLLVVPLSLPAPERIDDLSDVPWVGAMPNTAADLALRRLGRTLGTSLEVRHSFFDFDTALALVGAGQGLAMLPALAVRRSEPPEGTQIVSLPGLGSRRIVARHRSTRHEPGPAVRAVVDAMVDVARDLELG
- a CDS encoding CBU_0592 family membrane protein, whose translation is MSSTLVTVITALGWVGAAAGLVAYAQVSKGRWTSSSWAFQLTNIAAALLMMVVAGINGVWPSAAANVAWVVIGIQTLLVAHRTRLAEQQAAPAVTVTTAAGAEHHEAVAPDTTVLDVDLPLVDTPLDLADAERAAESVTLTGAVPVVVPSVTTETVPVALRVPVVA